The following nucleotide sequence is from Aspergillus nidulans FGSC A4 chromosome I.
TGCTCAGCGCTCCAGATCAAGGCAAGCCCAGGTGAGGAATGCTTGGGATACACTGAACCCTTGGATCCTTGTTGTAAGCTTGCGAAACTAGTCATTTCCCTGCAGGAGTAAAGGTGAAGCCTCCAATTCAACTGCAGGAACTGGTGGCGCTGCATGTGCGGATAGAACAGAAGCTCCTGGTTCATGCACGATTAGCCAACCTCGCAATATTGACTTGTACAGTGTACCAAGTGCCAAACCTATCTATCACTTTAAACTATTCGGTATATTTCTGAAAATTTCATTCATATGAGAGCATGAAGAATGAACTAGAACGAACTCGGAATCTCGTTGCTATAACAAACTCTTGAAGAATGTCAGTAATGTCCATCATATCCGTCTGGTATTCGAGAACAACGTCAAACCGTCAGCCCGTCTACAAGACCACAACTAAACAAGAATATGATGTCGTATAACATAAGAGAATGAAACCACCTACATCTCAAATCTAGCTCTCAATCGCCTTCGCCCTCAACCCCACAAGCAAGCCCCCCTCCCCATCTAAGGCCGTAATATAATACTCAACACGTGACGTTCCAACCTCAACCCGATAAACCTTCACCTCGACCGCAGACTCGTCCCCTTTCGAATtctcgacagcagcagcacgcACTGCCCTAAGCGCGGAAGCATATTGATTTCTTGGATCAAATGAAGAAGGCGATAATGTCTCAATGGTGTCCGACAGGTCTGTGTTGACTGAGATGAGTTTCGAAAAGGATGCTAGATAGTGTAAAACAGACAGGGTTAGCATCGACATCGCCAATAGTAGCAACACATTCATGATATCTGAAGGTATAGTGTCTGCGAAACGTACAGGCATCAGGCCAAACTCCCCTCTGCGCTCCCTCCCACTTCAGTGCAACAGGCTCAAACGGCTCGTCCGTGTCGGAGATGTAGTATGCGTCGACGGATGTAAGCGGGGCCGGAACTTTGACGTTGACGTCTACGGTTTCTGTACGGGCCTGCTGAGTTGTGTTTGCTTGTTGTGCGCGGCCACTATCGAGGTCTGCGTTTGCCTTGTCTAGAAAGGACATATAGGCGTCGTCTGAGGACATGGTGCGGGCGGTTGATAACAGTGATGTGGGTTGATGGACGTATGTAGAGGCGTAGATGAGTTTGTCTCGGGGCAGTGCTCGTATTTTGGTTGCAGCAAAAATTTGCTGACGGTTTAAAGATGTAGACGAAAACTGGCGAAGGGTTGTGGTTGGCTGAAAATGTGACGGTGCAAGTGGTGAAGCGAAAGAGGGACGGAGGTGATCAATGACGCAATGGGCGTTGCGGGTGTCCTGCCACTTGCGCATATCGCCGAACAATGGAGAACTCTGTGTCTGGGTGACCCGATGTACAACAGTTTACAGCTAGCAAACAGAGTAAAATGGGCCGCCTTGTGGATTGTCAAAAGTGCGTGAAGTTGCGAGGAGGAAATGCAGGATTTTCCACCGACTCCGCCCTAACTGTGCTGAAAGCCGGCCTAGTCTACATCAATATCTACAAAGTCTACAACTGCAGTCTAAACGCTTGCCGCTTCAACAAGTCCCAATGGaccaagaaaagcaacaCTACAGGCAGAGTGGTTGAAGTATTCGCTTTTTTATTGAACCGCATAATAATTTGTACTACACCAAGCCATAATCTCCGTAAACACCTTAAGCAGAAGTAACGAGGTCCTTCTTGAGGGTACCCATGAAAGCGCGCTTCTCCTCGGGCGTCTGGAAAGCACCGTGACCGAACTTGGAGGAGGTGTCGATCCACTTGAGGTCGACCTTCTCGGTAGCCCTTCGGCTGGTCTGGGGGTACAGGGTCTTGCGCAGGGTCATGACACGCTTCTTAACACCAGGGACGGAACCCttgagcaggatgaagtcGTTCTTGACCTCACCGTAGCGGACGAAGCCACCAAGACTGCAACTGTTAGTGGTTTTGAGGAGGTTAAAAGGGGTAGAGGGACATACGGAGTGATCTGCTTCTTGGAGACATCGAAGTCGGTGGAGGCGTTGGCCTCGTCGGAGCCCTTGCCAATGCGGAAGACCTTGTGGTTGCAAGAGGTACGGTGGTGGTAACCCATCTGACCGGCACGGGCAACGGTCCACTGGACGTGGCTAGGGTGCCAGGCACCGATACAAGCAACCTTGCGGAGACCCTTGTGAGTCTTGCGAGGAAGCTTCTTGGTACCCCAACGGCTGGTAACACCCTGGAAACCGTGACCCTTGGTGACGGCAATGACATCGAtcatctcgtccttctcgaaGATGGTGTCGATCTCGATGGGCTTCTCGAAGAGGTTGCGGGCGAAGTCAACCTTCTCGGCAACGGAGCCACCGTTGACCTGGATCTCCATAAGGtgggccttcttctgcttgagaGGAGTCTTGCGGATCTGGGTGTGAGCGAGCACACGGACGACAGTGCAGTACTTCTTAATGCGCTCAAGGTCGCGGGTGATGGAGGCGCCGTTCTCCTCAGAGTGCTTCTTGGCGTACTTGGtgaaagccttcttcttgctcttgtacCAGTTCTTGTAGAAGCGACGCTTGACCTCGTCGCTCAGGTGCTCAGCCCAAACGGTCGCGAGAGAGCGAAGACCACGGGGAGTCTCGATGTAACCGACAACACCGACAGCAATGAGCTAGTAATTGTCAGCATATACCAAGTTACTACATAGAAAATTCTTCGGCACGTACAGGAGGAGTCTCAATGACGGTGGCAGCCTCAacaatctccttcttgtGCATTTTGGCACCAGGACGGTCAAGGTCACGGACAACAGTGGTCATACCGGCCTTGTAACCCATGGAGGCCGTCAGGTGAACGGGCTTCTTGGGGTCATCCTTGGGGAAGCTGTCGCAAAAAGTTTCAGTATTCGTCGCTCCTACTGCCAGTAACATATTTTTTATTCCAAACTAACCTCTTGACCCTTCCACGGTGTCTGGCAGCGCGCTTGCGGGGCAGGTAGGCAAGGGAGCCTGAACAACTCTCAGTCAGTACAAATCCCACACACACACGAAGCTCGTATCTTCAAAATCGAGGCGAAAAGGTTGACGAACCGTGCCGAGGCGCTTCGTACTTCCGGTGACTCCTATTCAGACAAAATGTAATTAGCAATTGTCCATTGGAGCAATTTTCGTTTACTTCGACATCAAAATACTCACATCTTGACCCTGTTGTCGTTAGTTGTCGAGGTGGTGAGTGAGAGTGTCTATCTCCAGGTTTGGCCGCAAGTCCGATTTTGCAACGCTTAACGAGTGTGGGCGCCGTCTAAGCGAGGAGTCTTGGCACTTAGCCCTGTTTAGGCTAGCGCACACCTATTGTAGCCTTAGGCATCAAGTACGTGCCCACCTTTGTTAACGTTCAAATTTCCCGCCCTCCATTTATGACTGCAGTTCTTCGTCCATATCTCGTGTtcgtcttttctttcctaAGACTTACTCTCCAGCTGCGGTTGTCTGTGCAATTTTTACTGACCTATGGTGGAAACACTCAATAGCTGAAAATGATGATTTTGCTTGTATTGGGCGCTTAAACACAATCATAGTCCCAATCGTACAATACAACTTTGGGCTGACCTAAGCTAAACTACCTTAAGGGCTAAAAAACAGCAAGTGTAGATGCCACCGGAGACAGAAAGCTAAAACATAAGGGGGATCAAACACAgttagagaaagaaatggtGGAGGTGTAAGCGAAGGTAGATTGTTTTCTCGTAACAAGGGCATCATTCAGATCTTCAATTGTGACTTTGGGTGTGATGTTGCAACGTCCTCCGACATGATGTGCGTGAGTGTGAAGTTTTACGCAGCTGTTTCCGACTTGCCAACGCCATTGCTGTTTCCATTGGCGCTGCCTGCTGCGCTGCCATGGGGACTACCCTTCGCAGCAGCCTTCTtatcatcttcgccatcgtcatcgtaATCCTCGTCTACATCCATTTTACGTGCAGCAGGCTCGTGAGCTGGAGCTTGTTCAGCCCGGGCATGTTCCTCCTTGACAGATACTTGAACCTGAACTTGAGTAGTAGGAGGAATAGTGGCAGGCCCGTTAGATGGTGTGGGAGCGCTCTCAGCCATCGGTGGAAGGGTGCCACCGGAAGCATGTTGCGGCATGTGCTGAATTGAGGGGAGAGTTGGAGGGTGGTGAGCGGCTTCGGAAGGATGGTAGCCTTCATTGGCCCGGCGTTGATCCTCACGGCGAACGTCGGACCGTTGCATCTCGCCTGGAGAAGGCAAGCGGCTAGGAGATGGAACGCGACGGCCGATCTGCTCATCCAGCCTGGAGCGGTTTTCTTCACTTGCAAGCTTCTTGACTGGACCGtcagcctcccattcccGCCCACGCTTCATGGCCGAACCAGGGCGGTCTTCACGGTCACgcgcagcagcctcagcagcagagacagcagatgctggtggaggcGCCCCACCCGCAATACCTGAGCTGTTAGAGCCTTGAACCGCCACGCTGGGACCGTGATGGTAGTTCTGATGAGGGTATGTAGATCCAGGGGAAGAGGGGCGTTCATCTCGAATTGGTCTGATTTCAGTGGGTGGTGTGAACGGACGGTGGTAAGGTGGCATGGGGCCAGCAGAGCCAGGCGCTCCATTAGGAGCCGGGCCCGCGGGGGCAGCACCAGGAGGCAAGGCACCACGGGtagcagaagcaaagccagcACCGCTAGGGGCACGATCATTAGTCGGTGGAGGAGCATTAGTGAGCTGTGGCAGAGCATGACCAGGAGGATAAACGCCAGGGCCGGCAAGACCAGGCTTCGGCGACCGCACACCGAGCGGACGGGCGCCATCAGGCAATCCTCGTCCTGGTTCTTGACGAGGGCTGGGTTGCTGGATTGCACCAGGGCGAGGTCCCTCGCGGGGATCATAGCCGTTTGCGCCCGGCGCCTGAGCCTGAGTCCGAAGGTCGTTGATGTTACGGTTCCAGGCGTCAATCTGCtggggaggagcaggagcctggGCAGGTGGTCCTCCTGTGGGAGCAGGAGCTCCCCACTGAGGTGCAGGGGGGGCACCAACGCCAGGAGCCTGGTAAGCCTGGGGATGGACGTCCTGAGGCTGCGGGGCGGGACCATTGCTCTGGCCGGAACCTGACAGctggctctggagaagctgcAGGCGGGCCTTGATATGAACATTGGTAGGATCCAGGTCAGCCGCACGACCGTACGCATCGAGCGCATCAGCGATCTGGTTGTTGCAAGACTCATAAAGAGTTCCCAGATCGTACCACACCTCCGAGATGTACGGATTCAGGCGAATAGCACGCGAGTACGCATCCAACGCATCACGGTATTGATTGATCTGGTAGTACAGCACACCAATCGAGCACCAGAAAGTTGGGTTGCGGCCGTCGCGATAGACCGCCTGCTGATACGCTTCGTACGCCTTGGGGTATTTGGCTTGCGACATGTAACAGCGGCCCAGAAGGTACCAACTCTGGGCATCGGAGTTATCTGCGCTGACTGACTTCTCAAGGTATTCGATAGCTTTTTGTTGGCTCTCGAAGCTACCGCTTTGCTGGTGATACAACCAtccaagctgctgcaacaCTTTTGCGTGGTTGGGATCACGGTCGAGTACGCGCCTATACGCTTGTTGCGCAGCTTCGAACTATAATGCTGTCAGCAGATAGAACAACCTTATTTGAAATATTGCACCTACATCTTTCTGCTGCTCATGCACGTGACCAATCTGGAACCAAATGTCTTCCTCAGTTAAGGGGCGCGGAGGATCATTGACGATGTATTTAAAGCACTAGACTCGTCAGTAATAGCTCGAACGCAGCAGTAGTCGTGCACTTACGTCCAGACTCTGGTTAaatttctgctgctgcttgtagAT
It contains:
- a CDS encoding uncharacterized protein (transcript_id=CADANIAT00006803); the protein is MSSDDAYMSFLDKANADLDSGRAQQANTTQQARTETVDVNVKVPAPLTSVDAYYISDTDEPFEPVALKWEGAQRGVWPDASSFSKLISVNTDLSDTIETLSPSSFDPRNQYASALRAVRAAAVENSKGDESAVEVKVYRVEVGTSRVEYYITALDGEGGLLVGLRAKAIES
- the rpL3 gene encoding ribosomal 60S subunit protein L3 (transcript_id=CADANIAT00006804) — encoded protein: MSHRKYEAPRHGSLAYLPRKRAARHRGRVKSFPKDDPKKPVHLTASMGYKAGMTTVVRDLDRPGAKMHKKEIVEAATVIETPPLIAVGVVGYIETPRGLRSLATVWAEHLSDEVKRRFYKNWYKSKKKAFTKYAKKHSEENGASITRDLERIKKYCTVVRVLAHTQIRKTPLKQKKAHLMEIQVNGGSVAEKVDFARNLFEKPIEIDTIFEKDEMIDVIAVTKGHGFQGVTSRWGTKKLPRKTHKGLRKVACIGAWHPSHVQWTVARAGQMGYHHRTSCNHKVFRIGKGSDEANASTDFDVSKKQITPLGGFVRYGEVKNDFILLKGSVPGVKKRVMTLRKTLYPQTSRRATEKVDLKWIDTSSKFGHGAFQTPEEKRAFMGTLKKDLVTSA